The following is a genomic window from Hymenobacter chitinivorans DSM 11115.
ACCGCCTGGTGTATGAGGACCGCTACCTGACGGTACACACGCTGCCCATGCGCCACCGGATTCCGTGCTGCGGCTACCTGTTTCGGGAAAAGCCCAAGCGCCGCCACCTCGACAAGGAACGCCTACCCGAAGGCCTCACGCCCGCCCAGCTCGGCCGCTTGGCCCAGGGCGACGATATCATCGACGAGGCCGGGACGGTAGTGGTCAGCAATGAGGCCGTGACGACGGCCCCCAACCACTCGCGCAGCTACGCCTACTGCTCCGACACGCTCTACACCGAAAGCCTAGCCGAGCTGGTCCGCGGCGTGGACCTGCTCTACCACGAGGCCACTTTCCTGGACGACATGCGGGAGCGGGCCGCTACCACCCACCACTCCACGGCCCGGCAGGCAGCCTTGTTTGCCAGCAAAGCCCAGGTTCACCGCCTGCTTATCGGCCACTTCTCCTCCCGCTACCGCGACTTAGAGCCCCACCTGCTCGAAGCTCAAGCGGTGTTTCAGCCCGTGGAACTGGCCACCGAAGGCAAAACGGTCAGCATTCCGGAGTAGTTTTTTCAGAGCTGAGAAGTTAGAGCTCAGAACTCAGACATTGTTATTCTCTATTCGAGCTCTTGGCGCTCAGTTCTAAGTTCTGGCATCTAAGTTCTCAGCTCTCACCTCTACCTTTTAAGACCGCTTCCTTGAAGACTTTTGCCCATAAGAAAAACCAGCTC
Proteins encoded in this region:
- a CDS encoding ribonuclease Z; translated protein: MEFELKILGSASATPFLNRHHTAQVLTVGNQSYLIDCGEGTQRRLVEYKVRHQRLHTIFISHLHGDHFFGLFGLLSTMHLQGRTEPVQLFGPAGLDEILTTQFRYSHTQLSFDLQFTAVEPDQHRLVYEDRYLTVHTLPMRHRIPCCGYLFREKPKRRHLDKERLPEGLTPAQLGRLAQGDDIIDEAGTVVVSNEAVTTAPNHSRSYAYCSDTLYTESLAELVRGVDLLYHEATFLDDMRERAATTHHSTARQAALFASKAQVHRLLIGHFSSRYRDLEPHLLEAQAVFQPVELATEGKTVSIPE